The genomic window tttttccctcaatttttggAGACAGTAGAGTATAGAAAAACaagagtaatataattctgctgctataaatcaaatagaaaataaaataaacaaaatattactaaatgtattttaaacattagtattgcacttttccctgaaaggtagttttgaacgaACAGCAAAAATCTAaacacagttctgtcagttcatattctgcataaaaataacaacaaaatttcacatgaagtgcaacattaagaagaggacaaactcgtattctcttttaacaaactgaagagcaatactgacaacaaaattaaccaaattatttattttaggacagctaaacTGTTTAGGTCACTATGTgtacttgtgtctgtgtgtgcagggtgcgatttggaGCCAGgtggggggtgtggtccataactaacataactaatgctggtgtgaaactttacatattttcaacgtccaactcctgggttctattcctctattatacagtgtgtgtatgtgtatgtgtgtgtgtgtgtgtctgtgtgtgtatacatatatatatgtatgtatatatatgtatgtatatatatatatatatatatatatatatatatatatatatatatatatgtatatgtgtgtgtgtgtgtgttgtgtgtgtgtgtgtaatagctCTAGCCCTCTCCAGAACTATCTCTGATAGCGATATGTTAGGACTATAGATAGTAAATGTGgctttcctgtttttaacttaattcactGTCATGCGTTGTGCTTCTGTGATTGTAAGGCAattatattccaaaatgactatctccaaaaatattggttctatcaacttgccaagatatttaatgtggagacgggactattcctcaactgtaggtaccaaattggccagtcaAAAACGTCTACATTTGTCAGTCTTGCTGACGTATGTACGTACGTCAGTGCgtgtgtgcacacacacacgcacacacacgcacacacacacacacgcacacacacacacacacacacacacgcacacacacacacacgcccaggAGTTTCATGCCCAAACCGGCCCACTTTTTCCATGGAGGAAGAATTTGAATAAATTCAACAGCAGCTAGCTCTTAAAATgcctttttagttttttttttataagttcaGGTATGTGTTggtaagttaacagaaaacacttcacaCTAATAATATATTAAACTTAAATCAGATAAGGATTTATaggtaaaaaatatgataaagatgaaaatgtatttacctttgtacaggagcaataagttgaaatcaaaataatataaaattgcatttttcttccCCACATAGAGGTGCTCTATTGCTAGGTAGTGGCAGATGCAGAAAAAATGAAAGGGGgggtatacatacatacatacacatatgatATTCTTCTCTGAATTGCTATATTCCTGCTCCATAGGACTGCTTGCTTTGTTCATAGAACATAGTGTGCACtacggtcatatttcacaacacaatatacactttaatcttaatgAACCCTAAAGCTTAAATATAAACATCACAGCCCGAAAAGCACCAAGACAATCAGATAAGTCAGCCTTTGGCCAACGGAGATTTAGCTCAACAGGTTGCAGGTTCAGACGGCAACACAGAAGACTGGGGTTCGAATTCCAGCAATTTTTTCTGCAGACTTTCAAACCAAGGGCACTGATGGGTAAATCCACCAGGTTTACACTAATGGTGGTTGATGGTGAAGTTAGCAGGTACACAGCATTCCCACATGAAACAGGTAGAGGCAGCTGGGTAGCCTAGCTGCACGGTTAAAGAATCTTGCTGGAGAGTCAAGAGGTAGCTAAAAGATAAACCATAAAGCGGTTGCTTGGTAGTCAAAAAGTTTTGGTTTTGGTTAGGAGAAGTGGCAAACAGCGGCAGCATCCTTTCCCACCAGCAGGGGCCAGACCAACAAAACAAGTTATTTTGCTGTATTATTGTATTGTATactcttaaaatgaaaaaatgtccaacaaaaagagttaaaaaaaaaagtcatcactcAATGTGTTCAGTACGGTGGCTCTGAAGGGCAAATCGCAATGACAAAtggcaaagcacacaagaaaaaaaaaaaacacatacaagaaAAACTAAATCActcaaacaagaaaaaggtcctacGGCATAAGTATGCCCTGCATCAAAATAATCCCTGGTAATTTCTTCGGTGGTAGCTGTATTTAAATATAAACTTCTGGTTTTTCCACCTGTCAGAAACACAATCCagtcagcatccagatcctggtcacagCAGTTACCTACCTTTTCGGGTAGGACCTTTTActtgtttgcatgattttctttttctaagTGCTTTGCGATTTGtcgttgtggtttgcccttcagggtCACTGTTGTTCAGGGCGTGGCAGAGACAAAAACTAAACTATTGCAACTCAACAATTTTTgtccaatcaccaccaaacttaagataagatgagataaagataagactttatttatcccaccatgggaaaATTTCACAatcaacagcagcaacatacaacaagcaattgtagagaaaaagacaggtagaaaaaccacaaatgagtgaaaatgaaaatataaagtgaaaaataagaaatttggtttttatataaataaagggTTTGAactaaaaatgaaatatttacatatttacatcatcatggctTCACATGTATGATGAGTCCCATCCTGAACATATTGACAATATGTAGGTAAATCgggtatcttcggaattttgtcgcgatgtgcattgtgggaagcggaggttcgcgcagcggcagcgcaaccatatgatatcacatggctgcaacaaacatggcgcagaaatggctggagctccgcttcccacaatgcacatcgcaacaaaattccgaagatgcccgagttacctaccggctctgtttgtaaacaaatggtttgttcattgtggagtacactttgaaattgttcaccatgagggacgagattcaggtgagtaatcacggagagacttacagattcatgatacttatgctatgactggggttttacagatttgatgaaaaactggtgacgaaagtctcccacagctttaatctggtcctgaagagatgtgtttgttctgttatattccattgcatttcagtgaccacctcttcatcttttttgtgttttgatgtagaaagaagccaaaggtggatttTAAGTGAAACCTCACAATTGTATCTGGCGAAGATCACCTGActccagcaaacatggatggaagacccacctgtgaccagtgtgggaagactttcaccagaatgaATGACCTTAAaagacacctacgcatccacagtggagaaagaccatatgaatgtgaccagtgtgggaagacttttaccAGAATGCATAACCTGAAGACACACCTACTtatccacagaggagaaagaccatatgagtgtgaccactgtgggaagactttcaccaggaTGCATAAccttaagacacacctacgcatccacaaaggagaaaaaccatatgactgtgacagTTGTGGGAAGGCTTTCATCAGAAAGGATGAGCTTAAactccaccaacgcatccacactggagaaaaaccatatgactgtgaccagtgtggaaaggcaTTCATGAGAAAGGGTGAACTTAAAATACACCAACGTATCcatactggagaaaaaccatatgactgtgaccagtgtgggaaaactttcacccGCATGTATTATCTTGAGACACACCTACGcagccacagtggagaaagaccatatggctgtgaccagtgtggaaagacctTCACCCAACAGTCTGTCCTTAAGAGACACTTACGCAGccacagaggagaaagaccatatgattgtaaccagtgtgggaagactttcacgcGAATGTCTACCCTTCAGACACACCAACTCATCCACAGAGGAGAGAGACCATAtttctgtgaccagtgtgggaagactttcacccaaccGTCTACCCTTAAGAGACACTTACGCattcacagtggagaaagaccatatggctgTGACCAATGTGGAAAGACTTTCAAAGCTTTGTCAGCATTATATTCTCACCATCATGTTCACCACAAGAAACTGATGTACCCATGTGATAAGTGCACAAAGATACTCTGGTCATCCAACTCGCACAAGTATCATCAACGGACCCATACTGGAGAGAAACCCTACCAATGCAGATTTTGTGACAGATCTTTTATCACAGGTTCACAATGTACCAAACATGAAATTGTCAAACATTTCCACAATGGACCAAAACTGAACAATTGTTCGAAAAGTAAGGCTGTAGAAACTAGTGGAAACAATCAGTGTCATAACACATCAAAACAGTTTGAGTGTCTCAGATGTAAAAAAAGATTCTTGTCATCCTCTGCTCTCTCCTATCATCAGcacagatgtgaatcatcaacATCTGGACCAAAAAGTACCTCagcattaggggtgtaagaaaatattggttctgcaatatttcgcgatatttcatttcacaatactgtattgatattaaaaagtactatattgatatttttaggtatttattcaaatgcagatatggcagaggttcatttttgttttttgtttttctttgtattttatttattattatttaacactgctttattaaataatggttatttgaagcatctcaaaagtactttttactgtctgagaggcagatgttagttcctttgttgggattgcacaaaaatagtgttatgatgttagttatgaactaatagaatatgaacatttgaacagcatcttaaactgtaatgtctgtaaaaaatgatttaagttttaacacaggaaaattttgtgatatagcattagatccggttctgatcaaataaaaatgtgtttagtatttgtgcatatttctggtgtaattcaattcttcaaccaaataatcatttttaaaaaaaaggaacaaacaaaaaagtgcctttttaacagtatcatgatatatcttgatatattatatcatgatcctagtatagTGATCTGTATcgtatcatcagattcttgccaataaacACCCCTACTCAGCATCAGATGAGAAGAAACACAGTGTCTGAACCAGCACCGCCAACTTCTTTTGACAAGAGCATCAAACTTAAAAGCCCCCAGATCTGGCTCCATGGagtccagatgtgaagacaaacaccagactgaaagctgtgttttgttgtcctcaGAGTAAAGAAGTGTGCTCTAATGCACCACCTTCACAAAGCAGTGATGTTACAGAACCTCAGCCTACCACAATGTGTAAAGTTAAACTAGTGGAGGTCAACAAGGACATGGTTTCAGTGGGGATACTGCTTCTAATGGACTTTGTGGACATTTAATCAGTcacttgttgtgattctgttgctggttgAGGTTCACACCTGTTCATTGTTCACAAACCAGCTACTCCTGtaaaattttttccacaattgttCAATGCAGTTTAAGTTCATCCCTCAGGatgttctactttttttttttttttttttaccattaacTGTTGCGCAACTGGAAGAACACCATTTGTTGAAGTTGTCAGAATCCTGAATTCATGTGGTTTTGCATCAGTCATAAACATGATGAACATAATATGGATGAGACAGAATGACTGATGCAACAAGTCTTTGCTCCATCTAGTGGTCAAATCTGGTGCTGGTCCAGCCCAGTGTTTTCCTGAACATCAAACTGGCTTCAACACTTTCTCACTAGTCTAACCCTGACTGGCAGAATTTTCttgatttgattgaaaatgtgttGAACTGCAGATGAATGTGTAGTAAAGAAGAATACTTGATATATCAGAAAGTTCAGGACATCAATGGAACTGATACAaacattttgtcatgttttgttcTATGTTCTACTTTATCACGTtgttttattctaactctaaAGTGGGCCTGAAACATGAGACAAAAGTATTTACCATAATGACCCTTTAATGACATCTGCAGATTATTTGTTCAGTTACTTCTTAATTTCACTTTTCCAGTTATCAGTTCAGGTTATGTTATTGTCACGTCTGTATCAGTGAAATATGACTGTCTTGATTTGATGTGTTTTCATGTGCATCACTGGGTGTTTTTTAAGTGTTATTAAAACATAGACTCACTTATGTTTAGTTTCTTtcattatttgactgttttccaaCAGGTTATGGTGATGAAGGAGTGTGAAATGTTGTGCGTAGCACAGATTCAAATCTTGAGttgaatgttaaaatgtgtccTACACACAGCACTGGGAGGATGACTCTATGTTTATGTGAAGGTTAGAGTTCTCCTCATCCTTCTGCTGTTGGATCATAGACTGTCAACAACATGGCTTCCATTTACTTTGACTGAactcatactgtgtgaaatctgcaCATGCTTATCTTTAATGTCAGAAAGATTGGACagtgccaggattgatcaggatcatcaggcttgtgacagaatggttcagggagaatgagacatcattttcacacatagattagcctccataaagtccagactctaatttgggatgtgatgaagacttgatgcaatGATCTGATTCTCCATCAacaatcaaaaattaatgcaactatggatggaaaaaaatattatgaacctaaTTGTGACACTacgtaagcattatgtggcaaaaaaagatgtcacagtgaatgtctcctgtaatcaaaaccaaaggtggtgcagtcaaatattgcatgtgcaactcTTTTTCGGGCTGGGCCATGTATATAAAGCTCTGAATATACAAGCATGTATAGCGCTAAATATATATACcaaatatctatattataaaagataTTATAAAAACTAAGTGGCATGAGTGCATGCGTGTTTGCTTTATAACTGAAAATCTGGACAGAGCTGGCCTTGgccttttggagtacttatgtcagtgtttttcaaccttggggttgggactccaCTTGGGGttccctggaattcaaatggtgtcgcctgaaatttctagtttttgaaaaaaaaaaaattactaaaaaaatatatggtgagttgagagagacaatcccaattcataaaagacgtgacaaactgtgaagctgaaaccgaaactctgtggttctgtttatctgtcaaatgttcattgtggtcggtttcagatgccgcagctctttcataattcatagtttgagttattgtttgttcagtattaattgtcagccttgtaaatccaagctggactgactgtacatatcctgatcaaggaaaataaaattctcactttgtgcaataatctacacctggcttttctgcctccgtccataataatatacattatatagactaaatatcgtctaaaattaacgcttatttgcaacatagtatagcaaactattacatgattaaaaacaaattaattttagcaaaaaaaaaaaaaaaagtctccgttttgaatgtctggggtcaccagaaatttgtgatgttaaaatggggtcatgagcgaAAAAAGATTAGGAACCACTGACTTATGTATTTTGATGAAAACGGCAAgttaattggaccaatattttggaagatattagaaatttggaatacagtgtcatagaatcatcattgaagtgggttacttaGCAACGGATAAACAAaagggccatgttgccatggtgtcaaatttcatgtacagaaacagacatgcaagctgagaggttattcaactgaaaatgctagTGTAAATATGTCTTTACACAACagtcagctccccattttatcaactccaATGCTTCTAGAACTCACAGATTCCCACGGATCAACATGCtagtacatattaaaacactctattaagacacaattaaaacagcaatttgtacaatatgtgttagacaatatattatcaatatgatcaaGTAAATATACATCTAATtgcgtgttgacccgtggggaaccacagaTTCTAgaacctctgatccagttcattcctttactttctttactttcttgataaattccactggcattttcagttgaataacctctcagctggcatgtctgtttctgcatatgaaatatgacaccatggcaacatggcctTATTGTTAATCTGTTGCTGGGTAaccaatgatgattctatgattctgggcagaGCAATACGATTGGCCACTGGGAGGCTGTTGTATTGCAAAATgagtaatatctcccaaaatattggtcctatcaacttgctgttttcactagtctcttccttgaccaaaaatatgtgTGCCAAACTAAAGCAGTCAGCtcattctggattttgtgtgatgctcaagacacacagagtccacttcccttttataatataggataagtgtgaaaatatagttgtgttattagaaattatgtggttataatgagGCAAAGATGGTTAAATGTAAACCATGGAGATGGTTTAAGTGTATACTGTGAAATTTGTCCAACACAAGTCGAGTGCTGAGGAGCTGCTCAGGCATCCCTTCTCCCAGATCCTGTGCTGAAATCTGCCCAGACCATGAACTGTAACTCACATGGAACCAGTCCAGGGGTCAGTGTGAAATCCACAGTGGTATTGAACTGAAAAAACCAAACACATGCTCTTGTACCAAACGTACAGTACAGtagtatctttgcttccaaaatcagagatggtttttacttaatttctctcaacattgattgttttttttatccatgagtatgattttaaatgttctacctctaaatttctaaaatatttttcatgctctacctgtaaataataaatttcaaccacaactaaccatctactttcttcacatttcacttaggaagaaaaatatcccattaaactttaaggaaatatttatgtttatatcaaatcagcatgaacaggacatcttacacctggagacatgatgtgtcccaatatttttttccatatcatttaTAAACATccatataacaatttaaacaaaactaaccaatgaaatgtaATTTGTCTCACATTATGTTCATGATTTCAGGGCCTATACAGACAGTTCAATTATCCTGGAATAATTCTGCCTGTCCATCCTATAATATAATAATCCTATAATTGACCCATAATATATGTGGGTCAATATCACTACGGTGCCTTTCACATTTAGTAGATTTTCCACTTAACATTATTTAAATTTCATAtttgattttcttattttacttgttttcttttgtaattttattttctgaCGTATTGTCTTTTTATtgatattgttgcactgactggaaaacaccatgacaataaaggctattctattctattctattctattctattctattctattctatttgatgcCACGATAATCATCTTTACCTGTATAAAACTAACAGAAGTaacatattttatcattattttcacatttttgatatgtgcacctgaaaaacactgaacttgtTCATTCAACTCCAGTGTAGCTACTATTTGAAAGTTTATAGATATGAAGAGTTGTCTAAGGGTGGAGCTTTCATTGATTTATAAGAGACAGTAATAAAAAGAATCACCAGAAGTGAAAATAGAACAACTCTGTCTCATTAACACTGTAGAAAGTCAGTATTTGTCAACGTTCACTGGGCAGAGATGAGTTTTTCTTCTTATTCTGAAGCTTGAAAATGTTGTTTAAAACTTTTCAGAGCTCCGTGGTGCTCCTCAAAATGAAGACACAACTGAGTGGATTTGACTTGAAAGATGCTGATTCTGAAGGATAACATCAGGAGTGCGTGTTTGAATGTGTCAAACCTCCTCATCTGTGTTTTGTCTCCCCCTGCTGGTGACTCCTGTAAGAGCATGTgttagtgttttttcagttcagtacctCTGTGGATTTAACACTGAACCCTGGACCGGTTCCATCTGGGTTAAAGTTCTTGGTCCGGGCAGATTTCAGCAGAGGATGTGGGAGAAGGGATACCTGAGCAGCTCCTCAGTGCTCAGCCTGTGTTTGGGCTCCATGAAGATGCGGCTGATGAAGTCTTGCGCCTGTTCGTGTGTGAGGGCAACAGTGGGTTGGTGGGCTGGGTGGGGATCTTAAATATCGCCACCATGACCTCAAATTCAGCCCAGGGAGGCTTTTCTGTCAGCATCTGCACCCCCGTACAACCCAGACTCCTGCAAAAAGACGATCAGGATCAGTTTAACGGAACCAACAGTTGAagagtgaagctgaaactgatgaTAAATCTGATTTCATACAGATTCGTCCAGGTGTCTTTAGCTGGATGAAAAATACAGTGGACAAATTTCACAGAATACACTTAAACTATCTGCatggtttagatcaggggtcaccaacctggtGCCCGCGGATGCCAGGTTGCCCGCAAGGACCATGTGAGTCGctcgcaggcctgttctaaaaatagaactagtccagaatgtctccaacacgttgctcacGACCTACCAGCTGCCAAGGGtcaataatataagaacacaaagttgatttgtcatttggttgaacaggtctcaatttccacccaatcaaaattacaagtgtcctgcccccctcccgagatgaaacggtcagctagctgtcaatcaaccTTCAGCGCTGGTTTActgtctgtcattggagaggggcggggcccaggaggagcaggatgagccagatgccaggcaggtagtgggtttagccccgcaatgATGTGGGCCGAGTAGAGTcaaggagttattttcaccaacaatgagacaCAGACTACTGTTTAACAAATGTGAAAGACACGTGTGTGAGCctggcagtcggtaaaagatgcaacttggagtggaatttcaccaaagttcacagcaactttcctggagattctccagtgagaatcagcctccgtgaagagaaggtaaaagagctgaaaactaaagtccataaacaacagtccatgttcactaaactgaccaagaccagcgcttcaacagaggcatcagtaaagtggttcacatcctggacaagcgcaaacatatgtgcgcatgcgctcagacagctggagtcggacctgaacaggtgcctctgcgttttactccagtgtgatgactgtagaagtgacggggcgatggtggatttatgtgcacaaagttctggttttaattgatatgttttgacagcatatgtgaatttagaaaaggtcaaatcctttcacagtttttaagtattaaaaatgcacatacaggtgtgtatttgtttttaataattctataaaaatatgcaggattgttccttGTCATAATATTTGACATAGTATGAAaaatttaggaatacagcagcaaatgcttgtatttgtttttttctacttttgattttctttataaaagtaaaataatagtttcatattaacacttaaatcaataaaataataaaagaacacaatgttacaaacatatTATACAAAATACGCGTATGTGTGAAAATTaggtatgtaaaaaaaaagttgctaaattagagtagccctccggcaacttcattatgtaaaagtagctcacagaagagaaaaggctggtgacccctggtttagattattgtaactcacttctctcagcCTGTCCCAAAACGTCTTTAAAGACCCTTCAActaatccagaatgctgctgctcatgTACTGACCAGAtccagtatcagagaccatatttctcctgtgttggcttctctgcagtGGCTCCCagtaaaagctaggatagactttaaaatactcctccgcacttacaaagcccttcatggccagcCACATACTTATCTGAAaaagcttttagttccatacagtccatctagagcactacaccctcaacatgcaggcttactggtggtccctagaatctccaaaagtaggaaaGGAGCTAGAgacttcagctatcaagctccacgattgtggaaccacctccctgcctcggtccgggaggcagacaccctctctatgtttaagggTAGGTtaaaaactttcctttttcatGAACCctatagttagggcagctcaggctgctcttagttctgctgttACAGGCTTAGACTgatggagactcatctggatacactgagctcttctctgctcctcttctctgaccttctCTTTCCTAAtctttctcttctatttacaccccagcaaatacatgttactgacctgACTTCTTCCCCGGAGTCTGTGCTTTATCGCTCACAGGTTTTCCCACGAATCAACTCTGGACCTGCTTCTCCCcagccttcatcgtcatcactcgcttatccatatagttgtgatagtgtttatcctatagttccatagatggtagaggtttctattatttgtactaactgtcgtagtagtagtatatccactgttaatacatgttatgtagtagtagtattaacagtcatggacctttgttctggtttttagtgcttatactaacaccagcttaTCTACTtctgacagttctagttcagttatctgtgcatcagctgcatccatgtgtctctccctacttccccccttctcccccagtctctctctctcactctttttctcttcctttaccctctctcgtTAACCCAAACTGGTCAAGGCaaacgtccatcctccaggagtcagggtctgctcagggtttCTGCTGTTAGGAGGAAGTTTTttaccagtcacaagtgtttgctcctggaggattctgttgggtttctgtattggcttgagagtctggttttgaccaactctatatgtaaagtgtcatgagataacttttgttatgatttggcactacataaaaaaatgtgattgattaaTTAATCCATTTAACCATCTTTGCCTCGTTATCTATATCACAATCCTGGAAGGGCTCAGAGCGTCTGTGAATAAATCAATTAGTcacaacagaggtatttcagcctGACCACACACGGAATCCAGCTGGGACCCAAGCCTGGCTGCAAACTGTGTGGGGGTTTCAAAAATCCTGGAGGAAACCCTGAGAGAGGTAGGTATGGTACGCCCCAGTACTTACGTAGAACTCTCACCACTCTGGTCTtacatcacccccccaccccagtctGTGCGCTTCATGTGTACCTCACAGTTTCACTCTGGATATTAATACTCTATATTAATTGtcgtttacattttaaagaatgacttaccaaacaatttttatgtcacttcttataaaatatagactcacatcttttcccaagtcagctctccccagcttAAAAACtaacacatctagaacctgtggttccccacaggtcacatactagtgACCACATCATTTTTAATAATACAGTATTTTCacacttattacctctgccaaggaggttatgtttttgccagcgttggtttgtctgtctgtctgtctgtccgtgtgcaagataactcaaaaagttatggatgaatttggatgaaaatttaggaaatgttgatgctggcaaaaggaacaaatgaacaaattttggtggtgattgggggggcactgatctgccttggcggaggtctgcgctctgtgagtgcttttctagtttacgtacactaccagtcaaaagtttggactcacctggtttttctttattttaatgactatttacattgtggttctcactgaaggcatcaaaactatgaatgaacacatatggaattatggaattaaaaaaagtgtgacataattcaaaacatgttttatattttaggttcttcaaaatagccacattttgcttttattactgctttgtacattcttggcattctctcaatgagcttcatgaggtagtcacctgttttccaaaa from Sphaeramia orbicularis chromosome 16, fSphaOr1.1, whole genome shotgun sequence includes these protein-coding regions:
- the LOC115435620 gene encoding zinc finger protein OZF-like; this translates as MDGRPTCDQCGKTFTRMNDLKRHLRIHSGERPYECDQCGKTFTRMHNLKTHLLIHRGERPYECDHCGKTFTRMHNLKTHLRIHKGEKPYDCDSCGKAFIRKDELKLHQRIHTGEKPYDCDQCGKAFMRKGELKIHQRIHTGEKPYDCDQCGKTFTRMYYLETHLRSHSGERPYGCDQCGKTFTQQSVLKRHLRSHRGERPYDCNQCGKTFTRMSTLQTHQLIHRGERPYFCDQCGKTFTQPSTLKRHLRIHSGERPYGCDQCGKTFKALSALYSHHHVHHKKLMYPCDKCTKILWSSNSHKYHQRTHTGEKPYQCRFCDRSFITGSQCTKHEIVKHFHNGPKLNNCSKSKAVETSGNNQCHNTSKQFECLRCKKRFLSSSALSYHQHRCESSTSGPKSTSALGMRRNTVSEPAPPTSFDKSIKLKSPQIWLHGVQM